A region from the Prevotella melaninogenica genome encodes:
- a CDS encoding lysylphosphatidylglycerol synthase transmembrane domain-containing protein, translated as MRTKKLFNNTVKIALPLLLGSAILYWMYRGFDFSSIKHVLLHDMNWTWMILSLPFGILAQAFRGWRWKQSLEPIGEYPRSSVCVNSIFLSYAVSLLIPRIGEFARCGVLNRYDKVPFPKAIGTVVTERAVDTLIVLLISATAFLMQIPVFTNFFSRTGTRIDDIFVMFSPMGWLVTAICGVASIILFYYVLRHLSFYKKVKEMFSGIWQGISSLRKVKNIPLFIFYSIAIWGSYFLHYYLTFFCFDATANLGLSCALVSFVVGSIAVIVPTPNGAGPWHFAVKTMLILYGVADNQALYFVLIVHTIQTLLVILLGVYAWMTLSFTKTPVALGGPAGLTRPAK; from the coding sequence ATGAGGACGAAGAAACTGTTCAACAATACTGTGAAGATTGCATTGCCTTTACTACTTGGAAGTGCAATCCTTTATTGGATGTATAGGGGATTCGACTTCTCCAGTATCAAACATGTACTTCTGCATGATATGAACTGGACTTGGATGATTCTCTCACTCCCTTTCGGCATACTGGCGCAGGCTTTTCGTGGATGGAGATGGAAGCAGAGTCTTGAGCCTATCGGTGAGTACCCTCGCTCATCGGTCTGTGTTAACTCAATCTTCTTGTCTTACGCTGTTAGCTTGCTTATTCCACGCATTGGTGAGTTTGCGCGTTGTGGGGTGTTGAATAGATATGATAAGGTTCCCTTTCCGAAAGCTATTGGTACGGTGGTAACTGAGCGAGCAGTAGATACGCTCATCGTTCTGCTTATCAGTGCAACAGCCTTTTTGATGCAGATACCAGTGTTTACCAACTTCTTTTCACGGACAGGGACACGTATTGATGATATCTTCGTGATGTTCTCGCCAATGGGCTGGCTGGTAACAGCTATCTGTGGTGTTGCATCTATTATCCTCTTCTATTATGTGCTACGTCACCTATCTTTCTATAAGAAGGTGAAGGAGATGTTTAGTGGTATATGGCAGGGAATAAGTTCTTTGCGTAAGGTGAAGAATATCCCTTTGTTTATCTTCTATAGCATAGCAATATGGGGAAGCTACTTCCTACATTATTATTTGACGTTTTTTTGCTTTGATGCAACAGCAAACCTCGGTCTTTCTTGCGCACTTGTAAGCTTTGTCGTTGGCTCAATAGCTGTTATTGTACCAACGCCTAATGGAGCAGGACCTTGGCATTTTGCAGTCAAAACAATGCTGATACTTTATGGGGTGGCAGACAATCAGGCACTCTATTTTGTACTGATTGTACATACCATTCAAACCTTGCTGGTTATTCTCTTAGGTGTTTACGCATGGATGACACTGAGCTTTACGAAGACACCAGTGGCATTGGGTGGTCCAGCTGGACTTACTCGCCCTGCAAAGTAA
- a CDS encoding aminoacyl-histidine dipeptidase, which translates to MSEIRNLKPEGLWKNFDDLTQVPRPSGLPEKVQKFLLDFATRVGVESYVDAGGNVVMRKPATPGFENRKTVLLQAHMDMVPQKAPDSNHNFETDPIVTHIVDGWVYANNTTLGADDGIGVAAIMAIMEDKTLKHGVVEAIITRDEETGMYGVNEMPSGELHSDILMNLDSETWGKFVIGSAGGVDITSTLEYKEVQNDEEAAVKVTLKGLRGGHSGLEINEGRANANKEMVRFVRNAVTELGARLASWEGGNMRNAIPFKAEVVLALPQENVAALKEMVARQKALVEDEFKGIEPNVEFFVEDVEKPESLVPVDIQDNLIDAIYACHNGVLRMIPSYPNVVETSSNLAIIHIEPTKASIMILARSSREDMRDYISAQLESCFNMAGMKTVFSGQYGGWDPNPDSEILNLLKKVYKEQNGVEGIVQVDHAGLECSVILGKYPGMDVVSLGPTLRSPHTAKERLEIATVEPFWKLLVQTLEEIPVK; encoded by the coding sequence ATGAGTGAAATCAGAAATCTTAAGCCAGAAGGCCTTTGGAAAAACTTTGATGATCTGACACAGGTTCCACGTCCTTCGGGATTGCCAGAGAAAGTACAGAAATTCTTGTTAGACTTTGCTACAAGAGTTGGTGTTGAATCATACGTAGATGCTGGTGGCAATGTTGTAATGCGCAAGCCTGCTACACCGGGATTTGAAAACCGTAAGACAGTTCTGTTGCAGGCTCACATGGACATGGTTCCACAGAAGGCTCCAGATAGTAATCATAACTTTGAGACTGATCCAATTGTGACACACATTGTGGATGGATGGGTCTATGCGAATAATACAACACTTGGCGCTGATGATGGTATTGGTGTCGCGGCTATCATGGCTATTATGGAAGATAAAACCTTGAAGCATGGAGTTGTCGAGGCTATCATCACTCGTGACGAGGAGACAGGTATGTATGGTGTCAACGAAATGCCAAGTGGTGAACTACATAGTGACATCCTTATGAATCTCGACTCTGAGACATGGGGCAAGTTTGTGATTGGTTCTGCTGGCGGTGTTGATATTACTTCTACCTTAGAATATAAGGAAGTTCAGAACGATGAGGAAGCTGCTGTTAAAGTAACTTTGAAGGGCTTACGTGGTGGTCACTCTGGTCTTGAAATCAATGAGGGACGTGCCAATGCCAATAAGGAGATGGTTCGCTTCGTTCGCAATGCCGTTACCGAACTCGGTGCGCGCTTGGCTTCTTGGGAAGGTGGTAATATGCGTAATGCTATCCCATTCAAGGCAGAGGTTGTCTTGGCTTTGCCACAGGAGAATGTTGCTGCTTTGAAGGAAATGGTTGCTCGTCAAAAGGCACTCGTAGAAGATGAATTCAAGGGTATTGAACCAAATGTTGAGTTCTTCGTAGAGGATGTAGAGAAGCCAGAAAGTCTTGTTCCAGTTGATATTCAGGACAACCTTATTGATGCTATCTATGCTTGTCACAATGGCGTTTTGCGTATGATTCCATCTTATCCAAACGTTGTTGAGACTTCGTCAAACCTTGCAATTATACATATTGAGCCAACTAAGGCCTCTATTATGATTCTTGCTCGTTCAAGCCGTGAGGACATGAGAGATTATATCTCTGCTCAGTTAGAGAGCTGCTTCAATATGGCTGGTATGAAGACAGTCTTCAGTGGTCAATATGGTGGTTGGGATCCAAACCCAGACAGTGAAATCCTTAACCTCTTGAAGAAGGTTTATAAGGAGCAGAACGGTGTAGAGGGTATTGTGCAGGTAGACCACGCTGGTCTTGAATGTTCAGTCATCCTCGGTAAGTATCCGGGTATGGATGTTGTAAGTCTTGGTCCAACTCTCCGCAGTCCACATACTGCAAAGGAGCGTCTTGAGATAGCAACAGTTGAGCCTTTCTGGAAACTTCTTGTTCAGACTTTAGAGGAGATTCCTGTTAAGTAG